In Dermacentor silvarum isolate Dsil-2018 chromosome 2, BIME_Dsil_1.4, whole genome shotgun sequence, the following proteins share a genomic window:
- the LOC119443118 gene encoding LOW QUALITY PROTEIN: ATP-dependent DNA helicase Q1 (The sequence of the model RefSeq protein was modified relative to this genomic sequence to represent the inferred CDS: deleted 1 base in 1 codon), which translates to MALSSWEQELRKVEKELISTEKEIIRLTTIRECLTRKKHELTVKLKQQSLDEIARTDWSKFDFPWSNRVNEVLENVFHVKSFRSMQLPAINVTLSNKDCILIMPTGGGKSLCYQLPALISKGVTIVVSPLLSLMEDQVMALQAMSYPVAMLAASVSVKDTNRILKAMADGEDSVKLLYVTPEKMAKSKRFMSMLGKAYHRKYFARLAIDEVHCCSQWGNDFRPDYKYLAIMKREFPEVPILGVTATASAAIVADIQKMLDIESSVVLRAPLDRPNLVYEVLPKPSGTDEAMKNVARLILGRFKDQCGIVYCFSIKETDELADELKGYGIAADSYHASMEPQRRSSVHTRWMRGKLLVIVATIAFGMGIDKPNVRFVIHHTLSKSVENYYQESGRAGRDDQPATCLILFRFADIFRQTTSVFTEKCGRENVYTMVRYCVDVRECRRAMFLRHFGEKQQDIHCQDGICDNCRLKETVKDIDVTVHIKNIYKVLLAASEAKEQLTATKLIDAWMGKDAKKWKERGVTKTDLPRERCETIVAWALLEGYLAEKFHITPYAYISYIRIGERKQEIDKGKKVSCPFSMTSVAAPEVTLPVSVKRHKQSKSDYAESKRPRSEAEGSSKSQKSFSNHLPTSQDVVVID; encoded by the exons ATGGCTTTGTCGTCTTGGGAACAAGAGCTTCGAAAAGTTGAAAAAGAATTAATATCCACTGAGAAGGAGATAATTCGTCTTACCACGATACGGGAATGCCTCACGAGGAAAAAGCACGAACTTACGGTGAAGTTGAAACAACAGTCGCTGGACGAGATTGCACGCACGGATTGGAGCAAGTTCGATTTCCCGTGGTCAAATAGAGTTAATGAGGTGCTAGAAAATGTGTTCCACGTAAAAAGCTTCCGGTCCATGCAGCTTCCAGCCATAAACGTTACCCTTTCAAATAAAGACTGCATTCTCATCATGCCCACCGGAGGCGGAAAGAGCCTTTGCTACCAACTGCCAGCGCTGATTTCAAAAGGTGTCACTATCGTCGTATCACCCCTACTTTCACTCATGGAAGACCAGGTCATGGCACTGCAAGCCATGTCATACCCAGTTGCAATGCTGGCTGCCAGCGTTTCTGTAAAAGATACAAATCGGATACTGAAGGCTATGGCTGACGGAGAAGATAGCGTGAAGCTGCTATACGTGACACCAGAAAAGATGGCCAAAAGTAAGCGTTTTATGTCCATGCTGGGAAAGGCGTACCACAGGAAGTATTTTGCGAGGCTTGCCATAGATGAAGTGCATTGTTGCTCTCAGTGGGGCAACGACTTCAGGCCAGACTACAAGTACTTGGCCATAATGAAACGCGAATTTCCTGAAGTACCAATTTTGGGAGTCACAGCCACTGCTTCTGCAGCCATTGTTGCCGACATTCAGAAGATGCTTGACATTGAGAGCTCTGTGGTACTGCGTGCACCTCTGGACAGACCTAATCTTGTCTACGAGGTACTGCCAAAGCCTTCGGGGACTGACGAAGCTATGAAAAACGTTGCCAGGCTCATTCTCGGTCGTTTTAAAGATCAGTGTGGCATTGTTTACTGTTTTTCTATTAAAGAGACTGATGAATTGGCAGATGAGCTGAAAGGCTATGGTATTGCTGCAGACTCTTACCATGCCAGCATGGAACCGCAGAGGCGCAGCAGTGTTCATACCCGCTGGATGCGTGGCAAACTTTTGGTCATTGTTGCTACCATTGCTTTTGGTATGGGAATTGATAAGCCAAATGTGCGCTTTGTCATTCACCACACACTGTCAAAATCTGTTGAAAACTATTACCAAGAAAGTGGCCGTGCAGGAAGGGATGACCAACCAGCCACATGTTTGATACTTTTCCGATTTGCCGACATATTTCGCCAGACAACATCTGTCTTCACAGAGAAGTGTGGCCGGGAAAATGTCTACACAATGGTGCGGTACTGTGTGGATGTGCGTGAGTGTCGTCGTGCCATGTTCTTGCGACACTTTGGGGAAAAACAGCAAGACATACACTGCCAG GATGGTATCTGTGACAACTGTCGACTCAAAGAGACGGTGAAAGACATTGATGTCACGGTGCACATCAAGAACATCTACAAAGTGCTTTTAGCAGCAAGTGAGGCAAAGGAACAATTGACAGCAACAAAGTTGATTGACGCCTGGATGGGCAAGGATGCCAAAAAATGGAAAGAACGAGGGGTAACAAAAACAGACCTGCCACGGGAGCGGTGTGAGACGATAGTTGCATGGGCACTGCTGGAAGGCTACCTTGCTGAAAAGTTCCACATCACTCCTTATGCTTACATCAGTTATATTCGTATAGGTGAGAGGAAGCAAGAAATTGACAAAGGCAAAAAAGTTTCTTGCCCTTTCTCGATGACAAGTGTAGCTGCTCCAGAAGTCACACTGCCAGTATCGGTAAAGCGTCACAAGCAGAGCAAAAGTGACTATGCTGAAAGTAAACGACCCAGAAGTGAGGCAGAAGGCTCTTCAAAGAGCCAAAAGTCATTCAGTAATCATTTACCAACATCCCAAGACGTGGTTGTGATTGATTAA